A genomic stretch from Streptococcus oralis includes:
- a CDS encoding low temperature requirement protein A has protein sequence MTTLIKHKRVEFSELFYDLVFVFAISKVTTLIDHLHNGILTWNSFLDFFIATLFLIDSWMIQTDYTNRYGKNSLFNIVIMFIKMGILLFIANMIGPDWQQYFHYLCWAIGTLTLTLFFQYLVEFFRKSTDDANRESIKGFLWITGLGSLGFYLAALLPIYLRVYILFASILLTFIMPSILLNKDKHYQVNLPHLIERISLLVIIMFGEMITELANFFTIENFSIYSVLYFIIMLSLFLFYFGQFDHAIDEKSNQKGLFLIYSHYPIFIGLMMMTVSMSFLLNPEANRLFATIFSYIGFGLFQAAVLVNGPHNKHYLRYSKSYYCVQATLYLAALILSLIFASNPIIVVSITTILALAIAILFIYFYMTQNKKYSKSNWGLF, from the coding sequence ATGACAACTCTTATTAAACATAAACGTGTAGAATTTTCAGAACTTTTTTATGACTTAGTTTTTGTTTTTGCAATTTCAAAAGTAACTACTTTAATTGACCATCTTCATAACGGTATTTTGACTTGGAATTCTTTCCTTGATTTTTTCATTGCTACTTTGTTTCTCATCGATTCCTGGATGATTCAAACCGATTATACCAATCGCTATGGAAAGAACTCTTTATTTAACATAGTAATCATGTTTATCAAAATGGGAATTTTACTCTTTATAGCCAATATGATTGGACCTGATTGGCAACAATATTTTCATTATCTCTGTTGGGCTATTGGTACATTAACCCTTACCTTATTTTTTCAATATTTGGTTGAATTTTTTAGAAAATCAACCGATGATGCTAATCGGGAAAGTATCAAAGGTTTTCTATGGATAACAGGTCTAGGAAGTTTAGGATTCTATCTAGCAGCTCTTCTTCCTATTTACCTTAGAGTCTATATCTTATTTGCTAGTATTCTGCTAACATTTATTATGCCAAGTATCTTGCTTAATAAAGATAAGCATTACCAGGTAAATCTCCCCCATTTAATCGAGCGTATCTCCCTTCTTGTCATTATTATGTTTGGAGAGATGATTACGGAGCTAGCTAACTTCTTTACAATCGAGAATTTCTCGATTTATTCGGTTCTTTATTTCATTATTATGCTTTCTCTGTTCTTGTTTTATTTTGGTCAATTCGACCATGCTATTGATGAAAAATCTAATCAAAAGGGACTATTTCTAATTTACAGTCACTATCCTATTTTCATTGGACTTATGATGATGACTGTATCGATGAGTTTTCTTCTGAATCCTGAAGCTAATCGTCTCTTTGCAACCATCTTCTCTTATATCGGATTTGGCCTCTTTCAAGCTGCTGTCCTAGTAAATGGACCCCATAACAAACACTATCTTCGCTATTCGAAAAGTTACTACTGTGTCCAAGCGACACTCTATCTGGCTGCCTTGATTCTCTCTTTAATCTTTGCTTCTAATCCTATAATAGTAGTGAGTATAACAACCATTTTAGCTCTAGCTATAGCCATTCTTTTTATTTATTTTTATATGACACAGAATAAAAAATATTCCAAATCTAACTGGGGATTATTTTAA
- a CDS encoding membrane protein: protein MAKILSLGLTGKKLLAQGFLFVLLGLILMVTGTWLPVTVIRLVLFLAWIATVVDLLLRVFKKSQSTDTLGVALVKLLVLGYLLGSNLATDIPIYVLALVIGVYQIFGATINLVTYVLYRKNNIRPRFRLLLDGILLVFLGGASLLSSTGNSVFQLFVLGAYFFLYGLSNIRDGFLFEGEIGKNHLKRRIRISLPIVLAALIPARTLAKINKFMLENADEEEDIHLGIVKSGKTAELEIFVHTAETSLFSAIGHVDICYQGRVISYGNYDPSSETLFGMVGDGVLYFCDRDKYIDLCKRESQKTLFGYGIDLTPEMEKAVQKKLAELKQLTIPWEPSADKIMTGDGKEDYTYAYKIRHETDGELYKFIKSKFKSYFVLSTNCVLLADTIVGQAGTDILSPKGFIAPGTYQAYLNREFEKPNSIVVSKHVY from the coding sequence ATGGCGAAAATTCTATCTTTAGGTCTGACAGGTAAGAAATTACTTGCTCAGGGGTTCTTGTTTGTTCTGCTAGGTCTCATCTTGATGGTCACGGGGACTTGGTTGCCAGTAACAGTTATTCGCCTGGTTCTGTTTTTAGCTTGGATAGCAACGGTCGTAGATTTGCTATTAAGAGTTTTCAAAAAAAGCCAGTCAACGGATACCTTGGGAGTTGCACTGGTTAAATTGTTAGTGCTGGGATATTTGCTAGGTTCTAATCTTGCGACTGATATACCGATTTATGTTCTGGCTCTTGTGATTGGAGTTTATCAGATTTTTGGGGCCACGATTAATCTTGTCACCTATGTTCTCTACCGTAAAAATAATATTCGACCTCGTTTTCGTCTCTTACTAGATGGTATTCTACTAGTTTTTCTTGGTGGAGCTAGTCTTTTGTCCTCTACGGGAAATTCTGTCTTTCAACTCTTTGTTTTAGGGGCTTATTTTTTCCTTTATGGTCTGTCCAATATCCGTGACGGTTTCTTATTTGAAGGGGAAATTGGGAAAAACCATCTCAAACGTCGCATTAGAATTAGCTTACCTATTGTCCTAGCCGCTCTCATCCCTGCAAGAACTTTAGCAAAAATTAACAAATTTATGCTGGAAAATGCTGATGAGGAAGAAGATATCCATCTTGGAATAGTGAAGTCTGGTAAGACAGCAGAGCTAGAAATTTTTGTTCATACAGCTGAGACCTCCCTGTTTTCAGCTATTGGTCATGTGGATATCTGCTATCAAGGCCGTGTTATTTCTTATGGCAACTATGATCCGTCTTCTGAGACCTTATTTGGCATGGTAGGAGATGGTGTCTTATATTTCTGTGATCGTGACAAGTACATTGACCTATGTAAACGTGAGAGTCAAAAAACGCTTTTTGGTTATGGGATAGATTTGACGCCTGAAATGGAAAAAGCAGTTCAGAAAAAGTTGGCTGAATTGAAACAACTGACGATTCCATGGGAGCCAAGTGCAGATAAAATCATGACAGGTGATGGTAAGGAAGACTACACCTACGCTTATAAAATCAGACATGAGACAGATGGGGAACTTTATAAATTTATCAAATCTAAGTTTAAATCCTACTTTGTCTTATCTACAAACTGTGTGCTCTTGGCTGATACCATAGTCGGTCAGGCTGGCACCGATATCCTCTCACCCAAAGGATTTATCGCTCCAGGAACTTACCAAGCCTACCTTAATCGAGAGTTTGAAAAACCAAATAGTATAGTCGTATCTAAACATGTTTATTAA
- a CDS encoding AI-2E family transporter, with protein MNLVKKYTPLILFIGLVALVILNASSFISGAISLFDVISTLIYGAVIAFVLNVPMKKIEQYLVKLKVKAELRRPIAMVLVFLALILIVIALLVLVLPTLAQTISQLGTVLSTVLTQLGKLLGSSEFVTKDMLSTIVSGIQGQSSSISQALIGFLSGLTSNIGNIFSSLMNAFLIIVFTFLFLSSKEHLAAMTSRLLKVFLPEKVVIKLTYIGQVALETYDQFLMSQLIEAVIIGVMIAVGYSVFGIPYGVMTGIFAGVLSFIPYVGPMIACVVGAIFIFTVSPTQALLSLLLYQVIQLIEGNLIYPRVVGQSIGLPAIFTLAAASIGGNLFGLLGMIFFTPVFAVIYRLVKEFVVAKENQVD; from the coding sequence ATGAACTTAGTAAAAAAATACACCCCGTTAATACTTTTTATAGGGCTGGTTGCTCTTGTAATTCTGAATGCATCGAGCTTTATATCAGGAGCAATCTCTCTCTTTGATGTAATATCAACCTTGATTTATGGTGCTGTTATTGCTTTTGTGCTTAATGTTCCTATGAAAAAAATTGAACAGTACTTAGTTAAATTGAAGGTAAAGGCAGAGTTGCGTCGTCCGATTGCCATGGTACTTGTTTTCCTAGCTCTTATCTTAATCGTGATTGCTCTTTTGGTTTTGGTGCTGCCAACCCTAGCCCAGACTATTAGTCAGCTGGGAACAGTCCTTTCAACAGTCCTTACTCAACTTGGGAAATTGCTAGGCAGCTCGGAATTTGTAACCAAAGACATGTTGTCAACTATCGTATCAGGCATACAGGGACAATCTAGTTCTATTAGCCAAGCTTTGATAGGTTTTTTATCAGGTCTGACTAGTAATATCGGCAATATTTTTTCAAGTTTGATGAATGCCTTTTTGATTATAGTCTTCACCTTTTTATTTTTATCCAGTAAGGAACATTTGGCAGCGATGACGAGTCGACTTCTAAAAGTTTTTCTTCCAGAGAAGGTGGTGATAAAGTTGACTTACATTGGACAAGTAGCACTAGAGACTTATGACCAATTTTTGATGAGTCAGCTGATTGAAGCAGTTATCATAGGAGTTATGATAGCGGTTGGTTACAGCGTGTTTGGGATACCCTATGGAGTAATGACAGGTATCTTTGCAGGAGTGCTATCGTTCATTCCTTATGTAGGGCCTATGATTGCTTGTGTTGTGGGAGCGATTTTTATCTTCACAGTGAGTCCTACTCAAGCCTTACTTTCTCTTCTTCTATATCAAGTTATACAGCTGATTGAAGGAAACCTTATTTATCCTAGAGTTGTAGGTCAGTCTATTGGTTTGCCAGCTATTTTCACGCTTGCGGCTGCTAGTATTGGAGGGAATCTTTTCGGACTACTTGGAATGATATTCTTTACCCCCGTATTTGCTGTTATCTATCGACTGGTTAAAGAATTTGTCGTTGCAAAGGAAAATCAGGTAGATTAA
- a CDS encoding DUF308 domain-containing protein — MKFSNRLLLFLAGVVFVLLGLFLFTNPVANLVAYSWWIAFGLLVSSIAAILGYFSVPKELRSPAHLFQGIVNLLLALYLVAYGFVTLPVVIPTILGIWLIVEAIIAFFKGNRLGLIFPIIGNHIMWIALLAFLLGLVILFNPVATSVFVVYVVAFAFLIVGFTYILDAFRK, encoded by the coding sequence ATGAAATTTTCTAATCGTTTACTGCTATTCCTTGCAGGAGTTGTTTTTGTCCTTTTAGGACTTTTCCTATTTACAAACCCAGTAGCTAATCTTGTTGCTTACAGCTGGTGGATTGCATTTGGTTTACTGGTTTCTTCTATAGCAGCTATTTTAGGCTATTTCTCTGTACCAAAAGAGCTTCGCTCACCAGCTCATCTTTTCCAAGGGATTGTTAATCTTCTCTTAGCTCTTTACCTCGTTGCCTATGGCTTTGTGACGCTGCCAGTTGTCATTCCAACTATTTTAGGAATTTGGTTAATTGTAGAAGCCATTATAGCTTTCTTTAAAGGCAATCGTCTGGGATTGATTTTCCCTATTATTGGCAACCATATCATGTGGATAGCGTTGCTTGCATTTTTACTAGGTCTAGTGATTTTGTTCAATCCAGTAGCTACAAGTGTCTTTGTCGTTTATGTCGTTGCCTTTGCATTTTTAATTGTTGGTTTCACCTATATCCTTGATGCCTTTCGTAAATAA
- a CDS encoding replication-associated recombination protein A codes for MPDNLALRMRPKTIDQVIGQKHLVGPGKIIRRMVEANRLSSMILYGPPGIGKTSIASAIAGTTKYAFRTFNATVDSKKRLQEIAEEAKFSGGLVLLLDEIHRLDKTKQDFLLPLLESGLVIMIGATTENPFFSVTPAIRSRVQIFELEPLSNQDVKEAIQIALSNPERGFDFPVELDEEALDFIATSTNGDLRSAFNSLDLAVLSTPENDKGIRHITLDIMENSLQRSYITMDKDGDGHYDVLSALQKSIRGSDVDASLHYAARLIEAGDLPSLARRLTVIAYEDIGLANPEAQIHTVTALDAAQRIGFPEARILIANIVIDLALSPKSNSAYVAMDKALADLKTSGHLPIPRHLRDGHYSGSKELGNAQNYLYPHNYPGHWVKQDYLPEKIRNHSYFSPEETGKYERALAQRKETIDKLRNL; via the coding sequence ATGCCAGACAATCTCGCGCTTCGCATGCGCCCTAAAACTATCGACCAAGTCATCGGTCAAAAGCATCTGGTAGGACCTGGAAAAATTATCCGTCGTATGGTGGAAGCCAATCGTCTGTCTTCCATGATTCTCTACGGACCTCCAGGAATCGGCAAAACCAGTATCGCCTCTGCCATCGCTGGAACAACCAAGTATGCCTTTCGGACCTTCAATGCCACTGTTGATAGTAAAAAACGGCTCCAAGAGATTGCTGAAGAAGCTAAATTCTCAGGTGGCCTTGTACTGCTACTAGACGAGATTCATCGTCTTGACAAAACCAAGCAAGACTTTCTCCTTCCTCTCTTGGAAAGTGGACTTGTCATCATGATTGGGGCTACGACTGAAAATCCCTTCTTTTCTGTCACTCCTGCCATCCGTAGCCGTGTTCAGATTTTTGAGTTGGAACCTCTGTCCAATCAAGATGTCAAAGAAGCGATTCAGATAGCTCTAAGTAACCCTGAGCGTGGTTTTGATTTTCCAGTAGAGCTAGATGAGGAGGCGCTGGATTTCATCGCAACCTCTACAAACGGAGATCTTCGCTCTGCCTTCAACTCACTTGACTTGGCTGTTCTCTCTACCCCTGAAAATGATAAGGGCATCCGCCATATCACTCTTGATATCATGGAGAACAGTCTGCAAAGGAGCTATATAACTATGGACAAGGATGGGGATGGCCACTATGATGTCCTCTCAGCCCTGCAAAAGTCCATCCGCGGCTCGGATGTGGATGCCAGTCTTCATTACGCAGCCCGCTTGATTGAAGCTGGGGATCTGCCTAGTCTCGCTCGTCGTTTGACTGTGATTGCCTATGAGGATATTGGTTTGGCCAATCCTGAAGCCCAGATTCATACCGTAACTGCTCTAGATGCTGCACAAAGAATTGGTTTCCCAGAAGCTCGCATTCTCATTGCCAATATCGTGATTGATTTGGCCCTTTCTCCAAAATCCAACTCAGCCTATGTGGCTATGGACAAGGCTCTTGCTGACCTCAAAACATCAGGGCATTTGCCCATTCCACGACATCTGCGTGATGGACATTATAGTGGTAGCAAGGAATTGGGCAACGCTCAAAACTATCTCTATCCACACAACTATCCTGGACACTGGGTCAAACAAGACTACTTGCCAGAAAAGATTCGCAATCATAGCTACTTTTCACCAGAGGAAACTGGCAAGTACGAACGGGCCTTAGCCCAACGTAAGGAAACCATTGATAAATTAAGAAACTTGTGA
- a CDS encoding DUF3013 family protein: MATYGFLDVLEEELDKNFPFDYEISWDKRNHAVEVSFLLEAQNATGVEMVDEDGEVSSDDILFEEAVLFYNPAKSTVNAEDYLAVIPYLPKKGFSREFLAYFALFLKDTAEVGLDALMDFLEDPEAEEFVMEWNQEVFEEGKVGLEEGEFYPYPRY, translated from the coding sequence ATGGCAACATACGGATTTTTAGATGTTTTAGAGGAAGAATTGGACAAGAACTTTCCTTTTGACTATGAGATTAGCTGGGACAAGCGCAACCACGCGGTTGAAGTGAGTTTTCTCTTGGAAGCGCAAAACGCTACAGGTGTGGAGATGGTGGATGAAGACGGAGAGGTTTCTTCGGATGATATTCTCTTTGAAGAAGCAGTGCTTTTTTACAATCCTGCTAAGTCAACAGTTAATGCAGAAGATTATTTGGCTGTCATTCCTTATCTGCCTAAAAAAGGATTTTCTCGCGAGTTTTTAGCTTATTTTGCCCTTTTCCTGAAAGATACTGCCGAGGTTGGGCTGGATGCCCTCATGGACTTTTTGGAAGACCCAGAAGCAGAAGAATTTGTCATGGAATGGAACCAAGAAGTCTTTGAAGAAGGAAAAGTCGGCTTGGAAGAAGGAGAATTTTATCCTTATCCGAGATATTAG
- a CDS encoding site-2 protease family protein: MKKIGLSFISGMSFVFLMLGFVFGTIAFKELGFSLVFVPGYLFTFLSIYLIFILHELGHAFCGYLTGYRLVAFGLGNFLLTKKSGKFHLSRTAVLKNVGAQYIGLKEDESDQRIILMLSGGLMVHLGLILLALLYGILTANWYFAATWICLNLSFLLINAKPVGITDGAKIWELLQHPGNTKYAYSVLRHSAQTLLAPQEYDLKDFIMPIAEDVRGSFAESIQIFQGLVFIFDGQIETAKKHFQFLLDKTDNPMSQTLSQLYLLQIALLERDHEKAEEYASNRGVKSFLSLKMADTQIMQAWYQFLVKKDRDQTDKAIKIARKNMVTSRLVRDEKRYYENWLAELEKELSEGV; encoded by the coding sequence ATGAAGAAAATAGGCTTGTCTTTTATTTCTGGTATGTCCTTTGTTTTTTTGATGCTGGGATTTGTTTTTGGGACGATTGCCTTTAAAGAGCTAGGTTTCTCGTTAGTCTTTGTTCCAGGCTATCTATTTACTTTTCTCAGCATTTATCTGATATTTATCCTTCATGAGCTAGGTCATGCATTTTGCGGTTACCTGACAGGCTATCGCCTGGTGGCTTTTGGATTAGGAAATTTTCTTTTGACCAAAAAGTCAGGCAAGTTTCATCTTAGTCGAACAGCTGTTCTGAAAAATGTTGGCGCTCAGTATATTGGATTAAAAGAAGATGAAAGCGATCAAAGAATCATCCTGATGCTTTCAGGAGGCTTGATGGTTCATCTTGGCTTGATTTTATTGGCGCTATTGTATGGAATTTTGACAGCTAACTGGTATTTTGCAGCTACTTGGATTTGTCTAAATCTATCTTTTCTTCTCATCAATGCTAAGCCAGTTGGGATTACCGATGGAGCGAAAATCTGGGAATTGCTACAACATCCTGGAAATACGAAATACGCCTACTCGGTGTTGAGGCATTCTGCTCAGACCTTGCTAGCTCCTCAAGAATATGATTTGAAAGACTTTATCATGCCTATTGCTGAGGATGTGAGAGGGAGTTTTGCAGAAAGCATTCAGATTTTCCAGGGACTAGTTTTCATATTCGATGGTCAGATAGAGACTGCCAAGAAACACTTTCAGTTTTTATTAGATAAAACAGACAATCCGATGTCTCAAACTCTTTCCCAATTATACCTTCTTCAAATTGCCTTGCTTGAAAGGGATCATGAGAAAGCAGAGGAATATGCAAGCAATCGAGGAGTCAAGTCCTTCTTATCTCTAAAAATGGCAGATACGCAGATAATGCAAGCATGGTATCAATTTCTGGTAAAGAAAGATAGGGATCAGACTGACAAGGCTATAAAAATTGCTAGAAAAAACATGGTGACTAGCCGTTTGGTGCGGGATGAGAAACGTTATTATGAAAACTGGTTAGCAGAGTTGGAGAAAGAATTATCCGAAGGAGTCTGA
- a CDS encoding NUDIX hydrolase translates to MEIEISDFTGCKIALFCEDRILTILRDDKENIPYPNTWELPGGGREGDESPFECAAREVYEELGIHLTEDCLLWSKVYPSMLFEGKESVFLVGKLAQEQFDSIVFGNEGQGYKLMSIEEFLGSDKVVPQLQDRVRDYMEEVK, encoded by the coding sequence ATGGAAATAGAAATTTCTGATTTTACAGGTTGCAAAATTGCCCTGTTTTGTGAGGATAGGATTTTAACTATCTTGCGTGATGATAAGGAAAACATTCCATACCCTAATACATGGGAATTGCCAGGTGGCGGGCGAGAAGGCGATGAAAGTCCTTTTGAGTGCGCGGCGCGTGAAGTTTATGAAGAACTGGGAATTCATCTGACTGAAGATTGCCTGCTTTGGAGTAAGGTGTATCCAAGTATGCTTTTTGAGGGGAAGGAATCCGTCTTTCTAGTTGGGAAGTTGGCTCAGGAACAGTTTGACAGTATCGTCTTTGGTAACGAAGGGCAGGGCTACAAGTTGATGAGCATTGAGGAATTTCTTGGCTCAGATAAGGTTGTACCCCAGTTGCAGGATAGAGTGAGGGATTATATGGAGGAAGTAAAATGA
- the prmA gene encoding 50S ribosomal protein L11 methyltransferase gives METWQELKVTVKREGEELVSNLLIELGAQGVAIEDSMDYVGNVDRFGEIFPEVEQHEEIVVTAYYPDTVDVAVVEADLQARLAELTDFMDLGEVKMGTTALAEEDWADNWKKYYEPARITHDLTIVPSWTDYEAAAGEKIIKLDPGMAFGTGTHPTTKMSLFALEQVLRGGETVLDVGTGSGVLSIASSLLGAKEIFAYDLDDVAVRVAQENIELNPGMENIHVATGDLLKGVEIEADVIVANILADILIHLTDDAYRLVKNEGYLIMSGIIKDKWDMVRESAESAGFFLETHMIQGEWNACVFKKTKDISGVIGG, from the coding sequence ATGGAAACATGGCAAGAGTTAAAAGTTACAGTGAAGCGTGAGGGAGAGGAGCTGGTCTCCAATCTCTTGATTGAGCTGGGGGCGCAAGGTGTTGCGATTGAAGACAGCATGGACTATGTGGGGAATGTCGACCGTTTTGGTGAGATTTTCCCAGAGGTCGAGCAACATGAAGAAATCGTAGTGACCGCCTACTATCCTGATACGGTTGATGTAGCAGTGGTTGAGGCAGATTTGCAGGCTCGCCTGGCAGAATTAACTGATTTTATGGATCTAGGAGAGGTCAAGATGGGCACGACTGCCTTGGCTGAGGAAGACTGGGCAGACAACTGGAAGAAATACTATGAGCCAGCTCGCATCACTCACGACTTGACCATTGTGCCGTCCTGGACGGACTACGAGGCGGCTGCTGGAGAAAAGATTATCAAGCTGGATCCAGGCATGGCTTTTGGGACTGGAACGCATCCAACGACCAAGATGAGCCTTTTCGCCTTGGAGCAGGTTCTTCGTGGCGGCGAAACGGTGCTTGATGTAGGAACTGGTTCAGGTGTTCTTTCTATTGCCAGCTCGCTTCTGGGTGCCAAGGAAATCTTCGCCTATGACCTGGATGATGTGGCGGTTCGTGTCGCTCAGGAAAATATCGAGCTCAACCCTGGCATGGAAAACATCCATGTTGCTACTGGAGATTTGCTCAAGGGTGTGGAGATTGAAGCAGATGTCATTGTGGCCAATATCTTGGCGGATATTCTCATTCATCTGACAGATGATGCTTATCGTTTGGTCAAGAACGAAGGCTACCTGATCATGAGTGGGATTATCAAGGACAAGTGGGACATGGTGCGCGAGTCAGCTGAGTCAGCTGGATTTTTCCTTGAAACCCACATGATTCAAGGGGAATGGAATGCCTGTGTCTTTAAGAAGACCAAGGATATTTCTGGTGTGATTGGAGGCTAG
- a CDS encoding 16S rRNA (uracil(1498)-N(3))-methyltransferase: protein MQQYFVKGSAISPVTIEDKETIKHMFQVMRLKEEDEVTLVFDDGIKRLARVLDVENRQFELVEELVDNVELPVQVTIASGFPKGDKLEFITQKVTELGASQIWAFPADWSVAKWDGKKLCKKIEKLEKIALGAAEQSKRNVVPSIKLFEKKADFLDQLEQFDSIVVAYEESAKEGEAAALLQAVSGLEKGAKLLFIFGPEGGLSPAEVESFEAKGAVFAGLGPRILRAETAPLYALSALSVLLELEK, encoded by the coding sequence ATGCAGCAGTATTTTGTCAAAGGCAGTGCAATCTCTCCTGTAACTATCGAGGACAAGGAAACCATCAAGCATATGTTTCAGGTCATGCGGCTGAAAGAAGAGGATGAGGTGACCTTAGTCTTTGATGATGGCATCAAGCGCTTGGCGCGCGTGCTGGATGTGGAAAATCGTCAGTTTGAGTTGGTTGAAGAATTAGTCGACAATGTAGAACTGCCAGTCCAAGTGACCATCGCATCAGGCTTTCCCAAGGGAGACAAGCTGGAGTTTATCACTCAAAAAGTGACGGAACTAGGCGCTAGTCAAATCTGGGCCTTCCCTGCCGACTGGTCAGTTGCCAAGTGGGATGGCAAGAAATTGTGTAAAAAGATTGAAAAACTAGAAAAAATTGCCCTTGGAGCAGCAGAACAAAGCAAGCGTAATGTTGTTCCAAGTATCAAGCTTTTTGAGAAAAAAGCTGACTTTCTAGACCAACTAGAACAGTTTGACTCTATCGTAGTGGCCTATGAAGAATCAGCAAAAGAAGGAGAAGCTGCTGCGCTTCTGCAAGCAGTCTCTGGTCTTGAAAAAGGAGCTAAATTGCTCTTTATCTTTGGACCAGAAGGCGGGCTCTCACCTGCAGAAGTTGAGTCTTTTGAAGCTAAAGGAGCCGTCTTTGCAGGCCTAGGTCCTCGTATTTTGCGAGCAGAAACAGCACCACTTTACGCCTTATCAGCCCTTAGTGTTTTATTAGAATTAGAGAAATAA
- the pepF gene encoding oligoendopeptidase F — translation MEQKHRSEFPEKELWDLTALYQDREDFLRAIEKTREDINQFSRDYKGNLHTFEDFEKAFAELEQIYIQMSHIGNYAFMPQTTDYGNEEFANIAQAGMEFETDASVALTFFDDALVAADEEVLNRLGDLPHLTAAIRQAKIKKAHYLGADVEKALTNLGEVFYSPQDIYTKMRAGDFEMADFEAHGKTYKNSFVTYENFYQNHEDAEVREKSFRSFSEGLRKHQNTAAAAYLAQVKSEKLLADMKGYDSVFDYLLAEQEVDRAMFDRQIDLIMKDFAPVAQRYLKHVAKVNGLEKMTFADWKLDLDSALNPEVTIDDAYDLVMKSVEPLGQEYTQEIARYQEERWVDFAANSGKDSGGYATDPYRVHPYVLMSWTGRLSDVYTLIHEIGHSGQFIFSDNHQSYFNAHMSTYYVEAPSTFNELLLSDYLEHQSDDPRQKRFALAHRLTDTYFHNFITHLLEAAFQRKVYTLIEEGETFGASKLNSIMKEVLTDFWGDAIEIDDDAALTWMRQAHYYMGLYSYTYSAGLVISTAGYLHLKHSETGARDWLELLKSGGSKTPLESAMIIGADISTDKPLRDTIQFLSDTVDQIIAYSAELGE, via the coding sequence ATGGAACAAAAACACCGTTCAGAATTTCCAGAAAAGGAACTTTGGGACTTAACAGCCCTATACCAAGACCGTGAGGATTTCTTGCGTGCAATCGAGAAAACGCGCGAAGACATCAATCAATTTAGCCGTGACTACAAGGGCAATCTTCATACTTTTGAAGATTTTGAGAAGGCCTTTGCGGAATTGGAGCAAATCTACATTCAGATGAGCCATATTGGCAATTATGCATTTATGCCGCAGACTACAGACTATGGCAATGAAGAATTTGCCAATATTGCACAAGCTGGTATGGAATTTGAGACAGATGCTAGTGTAGCCTTGACCTTCTTTGACGACGCTTTGGTGGCGGCAGATGAAGAAGTTTTGAATCGTTTGGGTGACTTGCCACATTTGACAGCAGCCATTCGTCAGGCCAAAATCAAAAAAGCCCACTACCTAGGGGCTGATGTGGAGAAGGCTTTGACTAATCTGGGTGAAGTTTTCTACAGTCCACAGGACATTTATACTAAGATGCGAGCTGGGGACTTTGAAATGGCTGACTTTGAAGCCCATGGCAAGACCTACAAAAATAGCTTTGTGACCTATGAAAATTTCTACCAAAACCACGAGGACGCTGAGGTTCGTGAGAAATCTTTCCGTTCTTTCTCAGAGGGACTCCGTAAGCACCAAAATACTGCCGCGGCAGCCTATTTAGCTCAGGTCAAGTCTGAAAAACTACTGGCAGATATGAAAGGTTATGACTCAGTATTCGACTATCTTCTAGCTGAGCAAGAAGTGGACCGTGCCATGTTTGACCGTCAGATTGACCTTATCATGAAGGATTTTGCGCCAGTTGCTCAGAGATACCTCAAGCATGTTGCCAAGGTTAATGGTCTTGAAAAGATGACTTTTGCAGACTGGAAATTGGACTTGGACAGCGCCCTAAATCCTGAAGTGACCATTGACGATGCCTATGATCTAGTCATGAAGTCGGTAGAACCACTGGGTCAAGAATATACTCAAGAAATTGCTCGCTATCAAGAAGAGCGCTGGGTAGACTTCGCTGCTAACAGTGGTAAGGATTCTGGTGGTTATGCTACGGATCCATATCGCGTGCACCCTTATGTCCTCATGAGCTGGACTGGTCGTTTGAGCGATGTCTATACCTTGATTCATGAAATCGGGCATTCTGGTCAATTTATCTTTTCAGATAATCACCAAAGTTACTTCAATGCCCACATGTCGACCTACTACGTCGAAGCGCCATCAACCTTCAATGAATTGCTTCTTAGTGATTACTTGGAACACCAATCTGACGACCCACGTCAAAAACGCTTTGCCCTTGCCCACCGCTTGACAGATACCTACTTCCATAATTTCATCACCCACCTCTTGGAAGCAGCCTTCCAGCGCAAGGTTTATACATTGATTGAAGAGGGAGAAACCTTTGGAGCAAGCAAACTCAACAGCATAATGAAGGAAGTCTTGACAGACTTCTGGGGAGATGCTATTGAAATTGATGACGATGCGGCACTCACTTGGATGCGCCAGGCCCACTACTACATGGGCTTGTATAGTTATACCTACTCAGCGGGACTAGTTATCTCGACTGCGGGTTACCTTCATCTGAAACATTCAGAAACTGGAGCTAGAGATTGGCTCGAGCTCCTCAAGTCAGGTGGTAGTAAAACTCCACTTGAGTCAGCCATGATTATTGGAGCGGATATCTCAACAGACAAACCACTCCGTGATACCATCCAATTCCTGTCTGATACAGTTGACCAGATTATTGCTTATAGCGCTGAGTTGGGGGAGTAA